One window from the genome of Pseudanabaena yagii GIHE-NHR1 encodes:
- a CDS encoding ATP-dependent nuclease produces MDLNWVKLQGYKRLVSTTLNTSGKVVAIVGSNEVGKSSILQALQHINHDNKRRFQPNELSRGNDSQNDEDVVIEAGFLLDDNDRAAISHLFQGDNVRRFKLIKLLNGTRKWEIIPKPNRIAKQYNSDAKNLSDLSKELTDPYKEIEEILTQRIPRILFFDEEQRDLKSTYELSNFAKFPPPALRNLASLAKLDLVSLHAALSAGDQAKVQTFLKKANFQITNVVKYKWSQSRVKVSLSTDGLTLHVHIENEQMDCTNLEDRSDGLRQFVALINFLESEHADQRPILLIDEAETHLHYDAQADLMNMFAEQQLAAKIIYTTHSAGCLPEDLGNGVRCVLPIKDKEASKIENNFWAIDKQDKRAGFSPLLFSMGASSLAFIPIRKAVFVEGATDMLLLPTMLRQVINKSYLGFQIAPGLSETKNSFLRQLKNEAPTVAFLVDNDKAGEKLSEKLQNAGVDESQIFQLRGIEGCVLEDCIRKELYLEAVNKVLQDWNQNVPIMLLEELPDINRPKAVEDWCQEKNINRPDKKNIAYCLLDFATGERQEFLVKEELRQSFKKLHDSIVKCLAIENSI; encoded by the coding sequence ATGGATTTAAATTGGGTAAAACTACAAGGATATAAGCGCTTAGTATCAACTACTCTTAATACATCGGGGAAAGTTGTAGCGATTGTTGGCTCAAATGAGGTAGGGAAAAGCTCTATCTTACAAGCACTTCAGCATATTAATCATGATAACAAGCGACGATTCCAACCTAATGAATTAAGTCGTGGCAATGATTCTCAAAATGATGAAGATGTAGTAATAGAGGCTGGATTCTTGCTTGATGATAATGATCGTGCAGCAATTTCACACTTATTCCAAGGGGATAATGTCAGACGGTTTAAGCTTATAAAACTACTCAATGGAACAAGAAAATGGGAAATTATACCTAAGCCAAATCGGATAGCGAAACAATATAATAGTGATGCAAAAAACTTAAGTGATCTTTCAAAGGAATTAACTGATCCATATAAAGAAATAGAAGAAATATTGACTCAGCGAATTCCTAGAATACTATTTTTTGATGAAGAACAACGAGACTTAAAATCTACCTACGAATTATCTAATTTTGCTAAATTTCCGCCTCCAGCACTCCGTAACTTGGCAAGTTTAGCAAAATTAGATCTTGTCAGTCTTCATGCTGCTCTTTCAGCAGGTGATCAAGCTAAAGTTCAAACATTTTTGAAGAAGGCAAACTTTCAAATCACTAATGTTGTTAAATATAAATGGTCGCAATCAAGAGTAAAAGTCAGTTTAAGTACTGATGGCTTAACATTACATGTCCATATTGAAAATGAACAGATGGATTGTACTAACCTTGAGGATCGGAGTGATGGGTTACGTCAATTTGTAGCATTAATAAACTTTCTTGAATCTGAACATGCCGATCAAAGACCTATTTTATTGATTGATGAAGCAGAAACCCATTTACATTATGATGCTCAGGCAGATTTAATGAATATGTTTGCAGAGCAGCAACTAGCTGCAAAAATTATATACACAACTCATTCTGCTGGCTGTTTACCTGAAGACCTTGGCAATGGCGTAAGATGTGTTCTACCGATAAAAGATAAAGAAGCAAGTAAGATTGAAAACAACTTTTGGGCAATAGATAAGCAAGATAAACGTGCTGGATTTTCGCCACTTCTATTCAGCATGGGAGCAAGTAGTTTAGCTTTTATACCAATTCGCAAAGCTGTTTTCGTAGAAGGAGCCACAGACATGCTTCTTTTGCCAACGATGCTACGCCAAGTAATTAATAAGTCATACTTAGGATTTCAGATTGCACCAGGACTCTCAGAAACTAAAAATTCATTTTTGAGACAATTAAAAAATGAAGCCCCAACGGTAGCCTTCCTTGTTGACAATGATAAAGCTGGGGAAAAACTCTCTGAAAAGCTCCAAAATGCTGGAGTTGATGAGTCTCAGATTTTTCAACTGCGTGGCATTGAAGGTTGTGTTTTAGAAGATTGTATTCGCAAAGAACTATATCTAGAAGCTGTTAATAAAGTTCTTCAGGACTGGAATCAAAATGTACCTATCATGCTTTTGGAAGAATTACCTGACATCAATCGTCCAAAGGCAGTAGAGGATTGGTGTCAGGAGAAAAATATTAATCGACCAGACAAGAAAAATATTGCATATTGTCTTCTAGATTTTGCTACTGGCGAGCGACAAGAGTTTCTTGTTAAAGAAGAATTGAGGCAATCATTTAAGAAATTGCATGATTCTATAGTTAAATGTCTAGCAATAGAAAATTCTATTTAG
- the cobM gene encoding precorrin-4 C(11)-methyltransferase — translation MLEPVYIVGAGPGDPDLITVKGRNLLTQADVIVYANSLIPDSMLQFCRPNAEIIPTASKSLEEIVAILIDRVRSHKLVVRLHDGDPSLYGAIQEQIIALSEAEIPFEIIPGVSAFQLAAARLQVELTVPEIVQTIILTRISGRTQVPEKEELSRLAAHQASLCLYLSAHHVENAQSKLIEHYPPDTTVAICYRLGWEDEKILTVPLLEMATVTREENLTRTTLFVISPALNHVKKSTTKGTKSQLYSSHYKRLFKK, via the coding sequence ATGCTCGAACCAGTCTATATTGTTGGCGCAGGACCTGGTGATCCTGATCTTATTACCGTAAAAGGACGCAACCTCCTCACCCAAGCCGATGTCATCGTCTATGCGAACTCCCTTATCCCCGACTCGATGCTGCAATTTTGTCGTCCCAATGCCGAAATTATTCCCACAGCTAGCAAATCCCTCGAAGAAATAGTCGCAATTCTGATCGACAGAGTGCGATCGCATAAATTAGTAGTCCGCCTCCATGATGGCGATCCTAGTCTCTATGGTGCAATTCAAGAACAAATTATCGCCCTTAGTGAAGCCGAAATTCCCTTTGAAATAATTCCGGGGGTGAGCGCTTTCCAATTAGCCGCCGCCCGTTTACAAGTAGAGCTAACAGTTCCCGAAATCGTACAGACAATTATTCTCACGCGGATTAGCGGACGTACTCAAGTTCCTGAAAAAGAAGAATTATCAAGACTTGCCGCCCATCAAGCTTCACTATGTCTTTATCTCAGCGCTCACCATGTCGAGAATGCCCAATCAAAACTCATCGAACATTATCCACCTGATACTACTGTCGCGATTTGCTATCGCTTAGGTTGGGAAGATGAAAAGATTTTAACGGTTCCTCTATTAGAAATGGCTACGGTCACTCGCGAGGAGAATCTCACTAGAACCACGTTATTTGTGATTAGTCCCGCATTAAATCACGTAAAGAAAAGCACGACCAAAGGTACTAAATCGCAGTTATATAGTTCTCACTACAAACGACTATTCAAAAAATAA
- a CDS encoding AmpG family muropeptide MFS transporter has translation MNTIAQFFRVFQSRKMAALLALGFASGLPYALTDDAFRAWLTSAKFDLSTIGWLGLVSLPYSLKFLWSPLIDRFVPPFLGRRRGWILLTQGGLVLAIVAIAWQMFTIGNILPTERVGALPILAIAALILAFLSATQDIAIDAYRTDVLETQEVGAGIGIWVLGYRIALLFAGFVGFNLASRLGWAWVYVLLAIVMSLGLIATIAAPEPPEVEARPASLDEAVVKPFQEFFQRLGVTKVLLILVFTIFYRFSDAMVGKMAVPFLKTLFDDGTIGTVRQGIGLVATIVGTLAGGAILSKIGVNRSLWVFGFLQAISNIGYYAISVVGKNDYVLLAAINVENFCGGLGTAGFLGFLMVLCNPSFSATQFALLSSLFAVGRDLLASPFSGESAQFIQRNIPSWDAINQVVWFAGSDGKGWALFFLLTLVLAIPGMMFLPFFAPWNGEFKKVDSLPMD, from the coding sequence ATGAATACGATCGCCCAATTTTTTCGGGTTTTTCAGAGTCGCAAAATGGCGGCTCTTTTGGCATTAGGATTTGCATCGGGTTTACCCTATGCTCTCACTGATGATGCGTTCCGCGCATGGCTTACCAGTGCTAAGTTTGACCTCAGTACGATTGGTTGGCTAGGCTTAGTTTCACTGCCATATTCCCTCAAGTTTTTATGGTCTCCTTTAATCGATCGCTTTGTACCACCATTTTTAGGACGACGACGCGGCTGGATTTTGTTAACGCAGGGCGGTTTAGTCCTCGCAATTGTCGCGATCGCTTGGCAAATGTTTACAATCGGTAATATTTTACCGACAGAGCGCGTAGGAGCTTTGCCAATTTTAGCGATCGCGGCGCTAATTCTTGCCTTTCTCAGTGCTACTCAAGATATTGCGATCGATGCCTATCGTACCGATGTTTTAGAAACTCAGGAGGTGGGAGCAGGGATTGGGATTTGGGTATTGGGCTATCGAATCGCGCTTCTATTTGCAGGATTCGTCGGATTTAATTTGGCAAGTAGATTAGGTTGGGCTTGGGTATATGTATTACTAGCCATTGTGATGAGCCTTGGACTAATTGCCACTATTGCTGCACCTGAGCCGCCCGAAGTTGAGGCAAGACCAGCCTCCTTAGATGAAGCCGTAGTTAAACCTTTTCAGGAGTTCTTTCAACGATTAGGTGTGACCAAAGTATTGCTAATACTAGTGTTTACGATCTTCTATCGATTTAGTGATGCGATGGTTGGCAAAATGGCAGTTCCATTTTTAAAAACTTTGTTTGATGATGGCACGATTGGTACTGTGCGTCAGGGAATTGGATTAGTCGCCACGATTGTCGGAACTTTAGCAGGGGGCGCAATTTTAAGCAAAATTGGGGTCAATCGATCGCTATGGGTATTTGGATTTTTGCAAGCGATTAGTAATATTGGCTATTACGCCATTTCCGTAGTTGGCAAAAATGATTATGTTTTGCTTGCTGCTATTAACGTCGAGAACTTTTGTGGAGGACTAGGAACCGCAGGCTTTTTAGGCTTTTTAATGGTATTGTGCAATCCTAGTTTTTCCGCAACTCAGTTTGCCTTACTATCAAGTTTGTTTGCCGTCGGGCGCGATCTCTTAGCTTCGCCATTTTCTGGAGAGTCCGCCCAATTCATTCAGCGCAATATACCCTCATGGGATGCGATCAACCAAGTCGTATGGTTTGCTGGTAGCGATGGCAAAGGTTGGGCGCTATTCTTCCTATTGACGCTGGTACTAGCAATTCCGGGGATGATGTTCTTACCATTCTTCGCACCTTGGAATGGAGAATTTAAGAAAGTAGATTCTTTACCGATGGATTAG
- a CDS encoding clan AA aspartic protease codes for MMQGYVNKNCEATILVVVRNNNKLKSINAVIDTGFTGFLSLPNEIITELDLPWSYRDRGTLGDGSEVLFDIYDAVAIWDGKSQEIEVNSAETDPLIGMSMLRGYRLQVDTIEGGLVIITDLSGIC; via the coding sequence ATGATGCAAGGATACGTTAATAAGAATTGTGAAGCCACGATTCTTGTGGTCGTCCGAAATAATAACAAACTAAAATCTATCAATGCTGTCATCGATACAGGCTTTACAGGTTTCCTAAGCCTCCCAAACGAAATCATTACTGAATTGGATCTGCCATGGAGTTATCGCGATCGCGGAACATTAGGAGATGGTAGTGAGGTTTTGTTTGATATTTACGATGCAGTAGCCATTTGGGATGGTAAATCTCAGGAGATTGAAGTCAATTCAGCAGAAACAGATCCACTAATTGGAATGAGTATGCTTCGTGGATACAGACTGCAAGTAGACACAATTGAGGGTGGGTTAGTGATAATTACAGACTTATCGGGAATTTGCTAG
- a CDS encoding PAS domain S-box protein, with protein sequence MTDADLESQVDHNLHPDQIHQTDESDLSVLQSDRLFRSIMENVADLIAVIDARGYRIYNSPSYQRVLGYSSAELQGTWAYDKIHPEDQEKVLQAAEETLRTGVGKVLEYRMQHKDGTWRILESSGSVMRDEQGNVQNIVIVAHDISDRKLDQWERRRAERELERSRQSYKDLVRREEMLNRRLASQIRNSLDLNTTIATAVNEVQDLLLIDLCNFFWHIPDTDPPEFQLVHFATSHRAMITTHHYPLTQLPKLGYRLLKQEVIQIQSIYTNSELDNISRLILSDHGFTSQLLVPIKTRSQKLGVIVAAHCQGSRPWTADEVELLQAVANQLAIAIDQAELFDSAQANAAAAKAQAVQLKNALDDLQRTQSQLIQTEKMSSLGQLVAGVAHEINNPVNFIYGNLNYTNRFVQSLLGLIELYHQSYPEPTPEIASFLEEIDFEFLQEDLPKMLTSMKIGAERIRQIVLSLRNFSRTDQEGRKPFNIHEGLDSTLLILQNRFKAYGDRPAINLTKHYGDIPLVNVYAGQLNQVFMNILSNAIDAIDEGLNQKDIVSEISIMTEFQPSTSETQEPMVIVRIADNGQGIPENILKKLFDPFFTTKPVGKGTGLGLSISYQIVVEKHQGRLECFSTLGQGTEFRIAIPISTPS encoded by the coding sequence ATGACGGACGCAGATCTTGAATCTCAGGTAGATCACAACTTGCATCCAGATCAGATTCATCAGACCGATGAATCTGATCTATCAGTTTTGCAAAGCGATCGCTTGTTTCGGTCGATTATGGAAAATGTTGCCGATTTGATTGCTGTCATCGATGCGCGAGGCTATCGCATTTACAATAGTCCTTCATATCAAAGGGTTTTGGGATATTCTTCCGCAGAATTGCAAGGGACATGGGCTTACGACAAAATCCATCCTGAGGATCAAGAAAAGGTATTGCAAGCGGCGGAAGAGACTTTAAGAACGGGTGTGGGCAAGGTTTTAGAATATCGAATGCAGCATAAGGATGGGACTTGGCGCATTCTTGAATCGTCGGGGAGTGTGATGCGTGATGAGCAGGGCAATGTTCAAAATATTGTGATTGTTGCCCATGATATTAGCGATCGCAAACTGGATCAGTGGGAGCGTCGCCGTGCAGAAAGAGAACTAGAGCGATCGCGTCAAAGTTATAAAGATCTGGTGAGACGGGAGGAAATGCTCAACCGTCGTCTAGCCAGCCAAATTCGCAATTCCCTCGACTTGAATACGACGATTGCTACGGCTGTCAATGAGGTACAGGACTTATTGCTGATTGATCTATGTAATTTCTTTTGGCACATTCCTGATACTGATCCCCCAGAGTTTCAGCTAGTGCATTTTGCGACGAGTCATAGAGCGATGATTACCACCCATCATTATCCGCTCACACAGTTGCCAAAGCTGGGATATCGACTGCTAAAACAAGAAGTCATTCAAATCCAATCAATCTATACCAACTCCGAACTAGATAATATCAGCCGCCTTATCCTCTCCGATCACGGATTTACATCTCAGTTGCTTGTACCGATTAAAACCCGATCGCAAAAGTTAGGCGTGATTGTGGCGGCTCATTGTCAAGGTAGCCGTCCGTGGACTGCCGATGAAGTGGAGCTTTTGCAAGCGGTTGCCAATCAACTAGCGATCGCGATCGACCAAGCAGAACTTTTTGACTCAGCTCAAGCCAATGCTGCCGCCGCCAAAGCCCAAGCTGTCCAACTCAAAAACGCCCTTGATGACTTGCAACGTACTCAAAGTCAACTGATTCAAACCGAAAAAATGTCAAGTTTAGGGCAATTGGTGGCTGGTGTTGCCCATGAAATTAATAATCCTGTGAACTTTATCTATGGCAACCTCAACTATACGAATCGCTTTGTCCAAAGTTTATTGGGGCTGATCGAGCTATATCACCAGAGCTATCCAGAGCCAACTCCCGAAATTGCTAGTTTCTTAGAGGAGATTGATTTTGAGTTTCTCCAAGAGGATCTCCCCAAAATGCTGACCTCTATGAAAATTGGAGCGGAGCGGATTCGCCAAATCGTGTTGTCCCTAAGAAATTTCTCCCGTACTGATCAGGAAGGACGCAAGCCCTTTAACATTCATGAAGGTTTAGATAGCACCCTATTAATTTTGCAAAATCGCTTTAAAGCCTATGGCGATCGCCCTGCCATTAATTTAACCAAGCATTACGGCGATATTCCCTTGGTCAATGTCTATGCGGGGCAACTCAATCAGGTGTTTATGAATATTTTAAGCAATGCGATCGATGCGATCGATGAGGGGTTAAATCAAAAGGATATAGTTAGCGAGATTTCGATTATGACGGAGTTTCAGCCATCCACCTCAGAGACTCAGGAGCCAATGGTAATAGTACGGATTGCGGATAATGGTCAAGGCATTCCTGAAAATATCCTAAAGAAGCTTTTCGATCCCTTTTTCACGACTAAGCCTGTCGGTAAGGGGACGGGACTAGGACTATCGATTAGTTATCAAATTGTGGTCGAAAAGCATCAGGGCAGGCTGGAATGTTTTTCGACGCTCGGCCAAGGTACAGAGTTTCGGATTGCAATTCCGATTAGCACGCCATCCTAG
- a CDS encoding DUF3120 domain-containing protein has product MFLNPDKVELEERTLARSTSTVQALPLTVKVTSAFPQYLSQYLLAAASLLQHWRVWFAALFLVSVPVFFEAPLVRYAPWLSLICTVGWLAIAKHLREETKTKTWGSLVWGFSLTWLCGSLYWGWLRWEPAYHVPVEALALPWAIWATRQDTYRVGGWFYIGSLMGTAITDLYFYITHLFPHWQALMQVESDLSLAQPILKNALALVETPWGMTWACILAALLLVTGNRAMRSPQLGYWAFGGAVLGTIFVDLIFFIVAIVN; this is encoded by the coding sequence TTGTTTTTAAATCCTGACAAGGTTGAACTAGAGGAGCGCACCTTAGCACGTTCTACATCAACAGTTCAGGCTTTACCCTTAACTGTCAAGGTTACGTCCGCGTTTCCCCAATATTTATCACAATATTTGCTAGCTGCCGCCTCACTGTTACAGCATTGGCGCGTCTGGTTTGCTGCTCTATTTTTAGTATCCGTCCCCGTCTTCTTTGAAGCTCCCCTTGTGCGCTATGCCCCTTGGTTGAGCTTGATTTGTACCGTTGGTTGGCTCGCGATCGCCAAGCATCTCCGAGAAGAAACCAAAACCAAAACATGGGGCAGCCTAGTCTGGGGTTTTAGCCTTACTTGGTTATGTGGTTCCCTGTATTGGGGATGGCTACGCTGGGAGCCTGCATATCATGTGCCTGTCGAAGCTTTAGCCTTACCTTGGGCAATTTGGGCAACTCGCCAAGATACATACCGCGTTGGTGGTTGGTTTTATATTGGCTCATTAATGGGAACAGCGATTACCGATCTTTACTTCTACATCACCCATCTTTTCCCCCATTGGCAAGCATTGATGCAGGTGGAGTCAGATCTGAGTCTCGCTCAGCCAATTTTAAAAAATGCCTTAGCTCTTGTCGAAACGCCTTGGGGGATGACATGGGCTTGTATTCTTGCCGCATTGCTCTTAGTGACTGGTAATCGCGCCATGCGATCGCCGCAGCTTGGGTATTGGGCATTTGGTGGCGCAGTGCTAGGAACGATTTTTGTCGATTTAATCTTTTTCATTGTGGCGATCGTCAACTAA
- a CDS encoding Uma2 family endonuclease: MMIATEKAKAKAKIWTDEEFMALPDRGDRYEIIDGELVTLGNSGMEHGNIGIFLGGLIEIFVRQHRLGVTCDSSTAFKMKGGNKRSPDISFVSKERLTGLKRLPQGFFDGAPDLVVEIISPGNTFEEIHTKIEEYFASGTRLLWIIHPDEQYVLVYHSPQPDRLLRGDDILDGEDVIPDFKVALSDLFRTLDF, from the coding sequence ATGATGATCGCCACAGAAAAAGCTAAAGCTAAAGCCAAAATTTGGACTGATGAAGAGTTCATGGCTTTGCCCGATCGCGGCGATCGCTACGAAATTATTGATGGGGAGTTGGTAACTTTGGGTAACTCTGGAATGGAGCATGGGAATATCGGCATATTCCTCGGCGGCTTAATCGAAATTTTTGTCAGACAGCACCGTCTTGGTGTTACCTGTGACTCAAGTACCGCTTTTAAAATGAAAGGTGGTAACAAGCGATCGCCTGATATTTCCTTTGTAAGCAAAGAACGTCTAACGGGTCTGAAACGTTTGCCACAAGGATTTTTTGACGGTGCGCCAGATTTAGTTGTGGAAATTATTTCCCCCGGAAATACCTTTGAAGAAATCCATACCAAGATCGAAGAATATTTTGCCAGTGGAACGCGATTGCTATGGATCATCCATCCCGATGAACAATATGTACTGGTTTACCATAGCCCCCAACCCGATCGACTACTGCGCGGCGATGATATTTTGGATGGCGAAGACGTAATTCCCGATTTCAAGGTTGCTCTCAGTGATTTATTTAGAACCCTAGATTTTTAA
- a CDS encoding dihydrolipoamide acetyltransferase family protein, with product MIYEIFMPALSSTMTEGKITSWVKSPGDKVEKGETVVIVESDKADMDVESFYEGYLGVIITPEGESAPVGSAIAYVAETKEEIEEAKKKASGQSAAPAPKKSEEPPSKLVSAPTAASVASIPDVVVSSPRKSAPAASSGRQIVSPRAKRIAKDNGVDLTKIAGTGPNGRITAADVEAFLSPASALAPVQAAAPAKVSAPAPAKAAAPVALGTAQSLTTLQKAVINNMNQSLSVPTFRVGYTITTDALDALYKQVKSKGVTMTALLAKAVAVTLQKHPLVNASLSDRGIEYKSNINVAVAVAMDDGGLITPVLQNADQTDLYTLSRNWKGLVDRARAKQLQPDEYNSGTFTISNLGMFGVDRFDAILPPGTGAILAIGGSRPQVVATKDGAIKVASQMQVNLTADHRVIYGAHAAQFLQDLAKLIETNPQSLTL from the coding sequence ATGATTTACGAAATTTTCATGCCCGCGCTTAGCTCCACCATGACCGAAGGTAAAATCACCTCTTGGGTGAAATCCCCTGGCGATAAGGTGGAAAAAGGCGAAACTGTCGTGATCGTAGAGTCTGACAAAGCCGATATGGATGTCGAAAGCTTTTACGAAGGCTATCTCGGTGTAATCATTACCCCCGAAGGCGAATCTGCCCCCGTCGGATCGGCGATCGCCTATGTTGCAGAGACTAAAGAAGAAATTGAAGAAGCCAAGAAAAAAGCATCTGGACAATCTGCTGCTCCTGCACCGAAGAAATCTGAAGAACCACCCTCTAAATTAGTTTCCGCGCCCACAGCCGCATCTGTCGCCTCAATTCCTGATGTTGTGGTTTCCTCTCCTCGTAAATCTGCCCCCGCAGCATCTTCAGGTCGTCAGATTGTTTCCCCCAGAGCCAAGCGCATCGCCAAAGATAATGGTGTTGACCTCACCAAGATTGCAGGTACAGGACCTAATGGTCGGATCACTGCTGCTGATGTTGAAGCCTTCCTAAGTCCTGCTTCTGCACTTGCTCCTGTTCAGGCAGCCGCACCTGCGAAGGTATCAGCCCCTGCCCCTGCTAAAGCTGCTGCTCCTGTGGCTTTAGGTACTGCTCAGTCCTTAACGACTTTGCAAAAGGCTGTCATCAATAATATGAATCAGAGCCTCTCAGTGCCTACATTCCGCGTGGGCTACACGATTACCACCGATGCTCTGGATGCTCTCTACAAGCAAGTCAAGTCTAAGGGTGTGACCATGACGGCGCTTTTGGCTAAGGCTGTAGCGGTAACTCTACAAAAGCATCCTTTAGTGAATGCCAGCCTTAGCGATCGCGGGATCGAGTACAAGAGCAATATTAATGTTGCCGTTGCGGTGGCGATGGATGATGGTGGCTTGATTACGCCTGTATTGCAAAATGCTGATCAAACGGATCTATATACTCTTTCTCGTAATTGGAAAGGCTTAGTCGATCGCGCCCGTGCGAAGCAATTACAACCCGATGAATACAACTCTGGCACATTCACCATTTCCAACTTAGGTATGTTTGGCGTGGATCGCTTCGATGCGATTTTGCCTCCCGGAACTGGTGCGATTTTAGCGATCGGTGGTTCTCGTCCTCAAGTTGTGGCAACTAAGGATGGTGCAATCAAAGTTGCTAGTCAAATGCAAGTCAATCTCACTGCCGATCACCGTGTGATCTATGGCGCTCATGCGGCACAGTTCTTGCAAGATCTAGCCAAGTTGATTGAAACCAATCCTCAATCTTTAACTCTGTAA
- the trxA gene encoding thioredoxin, which yields MSSAIAVTDASFEQDVLKSDIPVLVDFWAPWCGPCRMVAPVVEEVAAQYEGKIKVFKLNTDENPSVAGQYGIRSIPTLMLFKGGQRVDVVVGAVPKATLSTTIEKHLDS from the coding sequence ATGTCATCAGCGATCGCAGTCACAGATGCTAGCTTTGAGCAGGACGTACTTAAAAGTGACATCCCTGTTCTAGTAGATTTTTGGGCACCTTGGTGTGGACCATGCCGTATGGTTGCTCCTGTAGTGGAAGAAGTAGCTGCACAGTATGAAGGCAAAATCAAAGTTTTCAAACTTAATACCGATGAGAATCCTAGCGTAGCTGGACAATATGGCATTCGCAGTATTCCCACGCTCATGTTATTTAAGGGTGGTCAGCGCGTGGATGTGGTTGTAGGTGCTGTCCCTAAGGCAACACTATCTACCACTATTGAAAAGCATTTAGATAGTTAA
- the pyrR gene encoding bifunctional pyr operon transcriptional regulator/uracil phosphoribosyltransferase PyrR, with protein sequence MPQSKIVEILSADELRRTINRLASQIVEASDDLANVVLLGVYTRGVPLSVAIAKQIHTLEGVLVPTGALDITFYRDDLDRIGLRTPSKTELPFDLNGKTVVLVDDVIYSGRTIGAALSAIHDYGRPKVVRLLVLVDRGHRELPIHPDYVGRTLPTSKDEQVKVFLSSAGDDRDGVELLKP encoded by the coding sequence GTGCCGCAATCTAAGATTGTCGAAATTTTATCTGCTGACGAGTTACGTCGGACGATCAATCGTCTTGCCTCTCAAATTGTTGAAGCTAGTGATGATTTAGCCAATGTCGTCCTGCTCGGTGTTTATACTCGTGGTGTACCTTTGAGTGTAGCGATCGCTAAGCAGATTCATACCCTTGAAGGTGTGCTAGTGCCAACGGGGGCGCTAGATATTACCTTTTATCGTGATGATCTTGATCGCATTGGCTTGCGGACACCAAGTAAAACAGAGCTTCCCTTTGACCTCAATGGTAAAACGGTGGTCTTAGTAGACGATGTGATCTATAGCGGGCGGACAATTGGAGCAGCGCTGAGTGCGATCCATGATTATGGTCGTCCTAAAGTGGTGAGGTTACTGGTTTTAGTCGATCGCGGTCATCGTGAGTTACCGATCCATCCTGATTATGTGGGGCGAACTTTGCCAACTTCTAAGGATGAGCAGGTCAAAGTATTTCTAAGTTCCGCAGGTGATGATCGGGATGGTGTGGAGTTACTGAAGCCTTAA